The segment ccggccggaatgtaacgcaatattgcaagagaacggtaatagatagagacttgcggtcaacggcaaagttcatatatcgggtggaagacatccgattatgaaattaaatccaaccccccacccctccgtccgccattttgaataactccaaaattttcttttgcctatatctcagcccctgtaatagctagaggtctgaaattttgatatgttgtaggggccatcaagacctttccaatgatacctcattttcgaaaatcggccaagccgtttagccaatatggccgccacaattttttatcgaaaatcggccataactcgagaacggcttgaccgattttgatcaacttgggctcaaatgaaagatattaatgagccctacaactgctcggaacatcgcaagttcaaaaaatgaccgcaagtggcgctaaaatcgaaaacaaaattttcgatgagttttcgatgaatatctcgagcacggctttatagaattgcttcatattttgatatgttatagttggctataatatcttatatcatgccaaaaatgaagaaaatctatgtagccgttccggagatatcgcgttttaaagttaacatgtcatatcttgagttgcataagatcaacgccccgcgaagcggggcttTTTTATAtgcacatataaaagtaaagtaaaatatatataaatgcatagatatatacattatatatacatataaaaatgcaaagataaaaatatataaactgcaaagataaaaattaaatatagcatggatggaacagtataaagcgaaagaacggtaagtaaaaacttacgggctgtgattctttctttgtcagtgaaatgtgaaattaactgaaaattgaggatgggcaaattttgaggaaggctttcgcgcgtaccgaatcacagccaacgcccacgattaaggcatttcacaaattatctgcgcgttggctgtgattcggtgcgcgagaaagccttcctcaaaatttgcccatcctcaattttcagttaatttcacatttcactgacaaagaaagaatcacagcccgtaagtttttacttaccgttctttcgctttatactgttccatccatgctatatttaatttttttactaaaattactgaaattatggaaaaatacggcagaaaaagaaaatttctttaaaaaaaataataatcaaaagaatcttatacaaaaatccttgaataaaacaagaaaccgtagaaaacaacaaaaaactcaTCTAAATATGCGAAAGTATCTTACGAAAGTTCCATGGAAATCAATGTGCGTTGAAGGGTGATCAATTTCTTGAGTTCCCTCAAAACCTGTTAAAGTACAAGACAAGAAACTTATCAAATCTCTTTCTTTCCGGTTCGCGAGAAATATGGTGAGTTTGTGATTTTCTCTGTGAGTTTTTCGTggttttttcatataaattctggaaaattctcaaattttccctttcaaAAATGTTCATAAAAGATCAATGAAgagtgaattaattaaattatctggaaaattgtgggatttatgtgaaaaatccGCGATTTTTCCTTGTCCTGCCACATGTGTTGTCATTTGTGGAtaggaaacataacctcacaaatACCATAGGAGCGTCTTTCTGGACAAAAAAGTAAtgaaatctttgtttttttcagCCGTTTAAGCGATTCGTAGAGACTGGCCGTGTGGCCAAATGCTCCCACGGGCCCCTCAAGGGGAAACTGGTTGCAATTGTGGATGTAATTGATCCAAATCGCGTCCTCATTGACGGACCCTGCACGGGGGTTAAGAGACAGGCATACCGTCTCAATAATCTCCACCTCACCAAGTTTGTCCTCAAGTTCCCATTCACATCCCCCACCAGGGTCATCCGGAAAGCATGGCTGGCCGCTGATGTGAATGCCAAATGGGCTGAGACATGTTGGGCTAAGAAAGCCAAGGCACAAGAAAAGGTGAGTGTTTCCGGAAAAAGTCAATTCAAACCGCATTGTCCCTCGAATCTCAGTGATGATCCTTTATCTTGATAGGAATGTGCCGACTGAAACATATATGAAGCCAATCTAATCTGAAAAACTCCctaaaaagcacaaaaaaatgtgattttgcaagaatttttgtctaaaattgtgaaaaattcctctttcAGCGGTCAAATCTCAATGATTATGACAGATTTAAGCTGCGCGTGGCCAAGAGATCCCGCAACCGTATGCTGACAGTACAGTTCAGAAAGATGAAGCGGTATGCATCCATTGATGGGACGCTATTTGGTGAGAAGAGCATCCGGAAGCCCAAGCTATGGAAGGATCAGCTGGCCAAGAGGAAGGCCAAGAAGCCAAGTGGAGGAAAGACAGCCGCGGCTGCTGAGTAAATTTTGGATTCCAAGgcttttcaataaaagaaattcacgcGGAGATaacaaattctcttttatttgcaTCCTATCGAAATTTagatttggcttttttttaggGGGAACAAATTGCTCGGGGTCTTCTCTTAAAAGCACTGATATTGTAATTGAGTTGAAATTcttaattgaaaagatttcGTCGCTTGTATCAGCACTTGTAGTAAAAACCAGACGATATTTAAcagttttattcaaaaatttaatgattctcACAGAGACAATATCCTTTTGAggtaaattcataatttttagaaaaaatcaaggatttaataattaaactttaagCAGTGTAAGTTCACTTGGATCTGGGAAGGAGTCTCTCACGAAAATATTCTCATCTCTATCAAGACTCTCTATATATCCCATCCAGTAGATGACAATACCAGCCCCAAAGCGATTTTGGTAGCAAGAAAGCTGTTCTCTGACGTATTTCTCGTGATTTGAGACATCCCCAAAAAGGGCTTTGCTTTCAATCCAGTGAATTGGAATTCCTCGGTACAGACAAGGAACGACTAACTTTAGGTCAGGAGTCTTATCATATCCAGTGCGTCTCAGATCACCTTCGTCATGGAAAACCAATCCAACTTTCTTGGCCATTTCTTTCAGCTGAAATACAATttgtatagaagaaaaaacgattatgaataaattaaattaaaattacccTTATTTCGTATTCCTCCCCTATGAATCTTCGAATTAAATCCGTAAGTGGGCCATCGTAGCTATCGTTGAAGAGACACTTTCGAACATTTGCAGCTAGTGCCATATCCGGAATGAGGTAGGGACTCTTCACCATGTTGCTGATGTCTCCTTTAGTCTTGGATCCTTTGTATTTTTCAGTCAGGAGGAGTCTTGCAAGGCCCACAGGTGAGAATTTAACATCAATTGATTTGTTCAGGAGAATGGAATCATCATTGGGATTCTCAGCAATTTCACTTTCATATTGCTGAAGGATAGTGGAAGATTGCGCCTGGATGTGGTAGTAAGTAGTCTTTAGTTGCGTCTGTACCTCCCGGGAAATGATACTGGACAACACGATGGGATATTCCGAAAATTCCGGGAAAgtcttttgcaattctcttTCACAATCAATCATAAGACCTCGGAAGTTTCTTATGAATTTCACTATTTCATTGTACTTATCTACCGCTATCACTACCATGATGAGAATCTGTTGGGGGTggaatcaaaataaatttttataaggagatcttgaagcttttttgttgttacaGCAAAACTAACCTACCccaataaagaatttatttattttgttgataTGGATTATGATGGACATGACAACGGACAATCCTATGAGATTCTCTTATGCAACGAGACATGTCCAATGCTAGTGCAATGGCTTATTAATGGACATTCGATTGGGAAATGTCCAACAATATTCGCTAACTTTATCTTaactaattaatattaaaacacttggaggacccaacatttggcacaacgcggaggatcaaattggtaataagtaccagttgataaaatatgctcaataattaattattaatcagtttattgaacaaggatcgaaagtttcactaattctcaatctccttcaagcattcctacaccgaattactaaatatttaatttagaaaatcgtcactgaaaaaaaaattgcgtagaatcgatgcaaaattgccaattcaaacgacttttttagctacaattttacataatttattattgcgcctaaataatcacaaactttgattctttaagtaactttttaatcacttccggcaataaaattagtccacattaattatttttgactgaggaaaagtgaacaagagtactttatttgggaaatatggggaaacataacctcaaaaccacgGCAAAAATgcatgggattttgactggtagttattaccaatttgatcctccacgttggattctgactttgacctcaattatcttccaaagaaaagacttttctcgagattttctttctgctatcttaaagtaattaaaattccctacacatagatgctaaattcatcgagataagtccaatagattttattctgtgacgattttaaagtttcaattggtaccaattaccagtaaagtcctccgagtgttaaggggtgtttatctggagAATTTTTCGATTCTTTTGGCGAATAATGCGAGGattcgaagatttttattctggCTTCCTattcattggaaaaatttaaaaaaaatcgatcgCGGAATTCGCAAAGAACCGCGAAAAATTCCACGGAACTCGCGAAGAACCgcgaaattgaaattgattttcattcaattaaacATCCCTTGATTGATAGgctgaaaattattaaagaccGTGGTATTTGTGATTGTGAATCAAGAATATTTAAAGTTCTGACGTGGGTAAAAGCAATCAAGACGGAAGATTGCAAGAAAAACCCAACGTTTTTCGCCTTTTTTGCAAACAGCGCCGTTTCGAATAACTTATTACTTATTAATCTTCAGGCTCTAGGAATACATAATTGCACAAGCGAGATTTAtcatacacaaaaaattgagaaacttttgtaaaggaaaattctcttagGTCTGCAAGGGGAAAaatctccttaattttcctgacaaagaaaaatcacaaattattcaaaacgtcgttgattgcaaaaaaaacgttgcgtttttcttgcattttcccGCTTTTCCCGTCTTGGCCGCTTTtctgaggaatttttcattcataaagaCGACAATCGTTAATTATTTTAAGcacatagttaaaaaaaataaagttagcGAATGTAGATAAAGTCACTGACGGAAGTCATGAAAATGTCATTGAAACATTCTGTTTTTGTTCTACGACAGAGACCAggaaaaaataagataaattcaTCTAACATGTCGGACAAATCCACTGAAAATATACTTGATTGTCCAGCCAGGGTGAGATTCTTTATGGGGTTTTAGTGCGTGCATTACATGCTTGTTTacattttctaattttgttctcacagtgaatttttctttcgttcttaaacattttacaatGTCAAAGAACAGCTCAAATACCTCCAGTTCTGAACAAGAAGCTTCAGAAGTTTCAGAAGCTTCAGAAGTTACAACGAAAAGACGGAAATGTAAGCTACAAATCATTCTTAATTTGCTAAAAGATCTGCATTCggtaacaaataaatttttcttggacAATGTAGTGGATCATGAGGACCTCTATTTGGCCGACTTACCCAACTCTGAGTCTTATGAAAAGAGCTACATGCACAGGGATACAGTTTCTCATGTTGTGACAACAAAAACGGATTTTATAATAACAGCAAGCATCGATGGCCACATTAAATTCTGGAAGAAAATAGAGGAAGGAATTGAATTTGTGAAGCATTTCCGCAGTCATTTAGGTGCAATTACCAGCGTATCTGTTGACTGCCAAGGAAATCTCCTGGCCACAGCATCCATGGATAAGAGTATCAAAGTTTATGATGTCCCCAACTTTGACATGATCAACATGATAAAGGTGGATTATGTGCCAAGATGCACGGAATGGACGTACTCCGGATCTGATGTTATATCCAGTTTAATGGTGTAAGAAAActcaaagattttaatttattctttaagattttgtattaaatCAATAAGAGAAAGCCACAGGAAATGGAAAAGATGATCTTaactatttttctttccacagAACCGATGCAGACTCCAACCTAATTTTTGTCTACGACGCTAAAGGTGATCACAAACTTCTCTATACCTTTGACAAATTACACACAGCTCCCGTGATAATTTTAAGGTATAATCCGGTGTATGAAGTTGTGATCTCTGTGGATGTAAAAGGAATTTTGGAGTACCGCACTGGACCTAAAGGTGAATTCACCTTCCCGAGCAAAATTGTTTCGTTCAACTCAAAGCTAGACACGAGCTTGTTTGAGTTTGCTAAACAAAAAACCATCGTCTCTAGTTTGGAATTCTCAGAGGATGGGAAGAAATTCGCCACACTCTCCCTTGATCGAATGGTCCGGGTATTTGCCTTCCTCTCGGGACGCTTGCTGCGTGTCTTCGATGAATCCTTGGCGAGATTCTCGGAGCGTCATCAGGAGCACCCGAGACTGCCAAATATGGAATTTGGTCGTCGAATGGCCAATGAGAAGGATCTTGAAAAATCAGATAAACTCTCCCAGGCAAATGTTATATTCGATCGAAGTGGCCACTTTATTCTCTACTCAACCATGCTGGGAATAAAACTGGTCAACATTGATACAAATAAGTGCGTGAAGATCCTTGGCAGTAGTGACAACATTAGGCCATTGCACATTTCGCTGTATCAGGGAAAAATACGTCGGACTAAGGGAGCAATTACATTCGAACAGGAAGCTTCAGAGAATCCCACACTTCAATCAATTGCCAATGATTCCACCTTATTCACAACGGCTTACAAGTAAGTACAGTAATGTGTtgggttgtccaatatttacacggatttctaacctaagatattcacataaattcagtacaattttgattttctctctcattcatccccattgaatgtaatggtaaaaatgtttcactatAATTCTCTAAAAAGGCTGCCACGACCGAATCGCTacaccgattttcaaaaatttaccagatttagaaaggtgagaaatgtacctttccaacgatagtctatttgtcaaaatcggtgcactagcggccgagatgcaagaggtcaaagttaaaatttgtgaaatcgtgaaaaaatGCTTTCGTCTAGCTTTACTAAAACGGTTGCCACgaccgaaccgcttgaccgattttcaaaaattcaccagttttagaaaggtgagaaatgtacctttccaaaaaaagttaatttttgaaaatcagttAACCACAGCcgaagatatagccacttgaaatttgccttcaaaaatacctcatttttgcttgcccggaaactttttgaggttAGTGTACCTGAACGTTCTGCATGAGAACTCATTTTTGTCAGAAGTTTGGTTTAATGGGTGTGTGCACAGCACACCTAACCTCCTCTTTTTACCTCGCTTGAGTCAGTTCAGTGTCGCTGTTGCAGTATTATGGGTCACGTTTTTAAGTTAGGAATTTCATTCGTTTTACTCTTAGActtgagagaaataaaattgctgTATGCTCGTCATATGGCTTCAGAAGTGGGATATTACTTGCCTATGAATAGGCACGAAGGCTTTTAAATGGTAAGAGAATAATTAAGGTGTAAGAATATTCTGTTCCATCGGTTAACAACAAAGCcaaacgtcaaacattttattttttttctatttttttatgaattttaatgtgttttccaagttaaaaatgcatcaaattcacgcaaaagaggccaaagaagacgttttacctgaaaaatgtcctttaaaggcattcatagaataaatatcgcgaTAAAAAGAACGCATGTTTCAGTGTTTCATgtggacgtgaaagggttaaaaggtAATCtaacatttttcctttctgcgatttttttttcaaaaggaaaCAACGCTTTTACCTCTATAGTCGACGTTCTCCACTTTATGTTCAAAATAGTGAGCGTGACATCTTCAATGAGAAGCCCTCAAAGGAGGACATTATTTCCGTATCTGATGCTCAGAGCAGCCAGGTCATCTATGACAATGCTACAATCCACACAACCATGGGGGATATCTATATAAAACTCTTTGGCAATTTATGCCCCAAAACTGTTGAGAATTTCTGCACACACAGCAAAAATGGGTGAGTTTTATTTGCTGGAGGAATGttctttattattaattttgcagACAAATTATAAtgctaaatgttttttttttaatttttttttagatactACAATGGTCACATTTTCCATCGCATCATCAAGGGATTTATGATCCAAACTGGAGACCCAACAGGAACGGGGACGGGTGGAAAATCCATTTGGGGTTCAGACTTCCAAGATGAATTTGTGGCCACGCTGAAACACGATAAACCCTACACGGTTAGCATGGCAAATGCTGGACCCAATACAAATGGGAGTCAGTTCTTTATAACTGTCCTCCCGACTCCGTGGTTGGACAACAAACACACGGTGTTCGGGCGCGTTCTCAAGGGTATGGAGATTGTGCAGAATATCTGTAATGTGAAAACAAGTCCCAAAACGGATAAACCCTATGATGACATTAAGATTGTTTCAATAAAACTACATTAAAAGACATTTATTTCAACAAATCCTCAATGAGATGTTAGatggagaaataaattgaagaaaaaaagagtttaaggagaaattgatttatattttttttcttggtgtTGAAGATTGAATAGCCCCTTATAGTCCCTTTGGGGAAATTGAAAGGTTTAGTATATAGTTAATCGCAGTAGGCGTATTCTTGCACAGAAAAAGAAGTGAAGTC is part of the Lutzomyia longipalpis isolate SR_M1_2022 chromosome 3, ASM2433408v1 genome and harbors:
- the LOC129794021 gene encoding 60S ribosomal protein L14, which gives rise to MPFKRFVETGRVAKCSHGPLKGKLVAIVDVIDPNRVLIDGPCTGVKRQAYRLNNLHLTKFVLKFPFTSPTRVIRKAWLAADVNAKWAETCWAKKAKAQEKRSNLNDYDRFKLRVAKRSRNRMLTVQFRKMKRYASIDGTLFGEKSIRKPKLWKDQLAKRKAKKPSGGKTAAAAE
- the LOC129794011 gene encoding CDAN1-interacting nuclease 1-like codes for the protein MVVIAVDKYNEIVKFIRNFRGLMIDCERELQKTFPEFSEYPIVLSSIISREVQTQLKTTYYHIQAQSSTILQQYESEIAENPNDDSILLNKSIDVKFSPVGLARLLLTEKYKGSKTKGDISNMVKSPYLIPDMALAANVRKCLFNDSYDGPLTDLIRRFIGEEYEIRLKEMAKKVGLVFHDEGDLRRTGYDKTPDLKLVVPCLYRGIPIHWIESKALFGDVSNHEKYVREQLSCYQNRFGAGIVIYWMGYIESLDRDENIFVRDSFPDPSELTLLKV
- the LOC129793997 gene encoding peptidylprolyl isomerase domain and WD repeat-containing protein 1, which produces MSKNSSNTSSSEQEASEVSEASEVTTKRRKLDHEDLYLADLPNSESYEKSYMHRDTVSHVVTTKTDFIITASIDGHIKFWKKIEEGIEFVKHFRSHLGAITSVSVDCQGNLLATASMDKSIKVYDVPNFDMINMIKVDYVPRCTEWTYSGSDVISSLMVTDADSNLIFVYDAKGDHKLLYTFDKLHTAPVIILRYNPVYEVVISVDVKGILEYRTGPKGEFTFPSKIVSFNSKLDTSLFEFAKQKTIVSSLEFSEDGKKFATLSLDRMVRVFAFLSGRLLRVFDESLARFSERHQEHPRLPNMEFGRRMANEKDLEKSDKLSQANVIFDRSGHFILYSTMLGIKLVNIDTNKCVKILGSSDNIRPLHISLYQGKIRRTKGAITFEQEASENPTLQSIANDSTLFTTAYKKQRFYLYSRRSPLYVQNSERDIFNEKPSKEDIISVSDAQSSQVIYDNATIHTTMGDIYIKLFGNLCPKTVENFCTHSKNGYYNGHIFHRIIKGFMIQTGDPTGTGTGGKSIWGSDFQDEFVATLKHDKPYTVSMANAGPNTNGSQFFITVLPTPWLDNKHTVFGRVLKGMEIVQNICNVKTSPKTDKPYDDIKIVSIKLH